In the genome of Primulina eburnea isolate SZY01 chromosome 13, ASM2296580v1, whole genome shotgun sequence, the window ccattgttttatcgtgttgttagagcatagctaactttaacaacgtctgtatattgcgagtgagttcgagagaataacttgtgataggaacgagtagtataatccgtggatctacaatttgcatagatatatgaaattggattcgcgtcgatagtcatagtccttagggtcgaaaactaggggatttcatagatcgaaatgcgattcactcttgataaataattaaagacatttaattacttcattgagtagaattagtttggcatagttcgagagagtgtgttcaattgaataggaaatcctgtcggaagcatatgatcattatcgaataaattaattgattaacgaggggtaggtgaaccgatattcccaacaaatccatttctcattgaTTAGATATCATCTTTCATCATTTAATTATTGAATCTTTTTATATGCATATTTGTTCGAAAATAGTAGTGTTaaaacaatcaaatcaattttcgttgctaaatgttcaataactgaaaataataattgttaaatacagtcttcagtggaacgatactcgtactctggtacattatactattacttgacatcatgcacttgcgattaattttgagcatataaaacatatttttattaagggtttagcagtgcaagttttgctcgatcaagtttttggcgccgttgtgatcgagcaaaacttgcactgttaACCCCGAGTTTTTCATatcaaaatgttttttcaacatTTTCTTAGTACTTATAATCAATTCATGATTATTTCCCATAATTAACATGTCATCTACATAAAGGCAAACAATTACATATATGTTTTCATTACCTTTAATGTAGACGCACTTGTCACATTCGTTGATTTTAAAACCATTTGATATCATTGTAGTATCAAATTTTTTATGCCATTGTTTAGGTGCTTGTTTGAGTCCGTATAGAGACTTGACAAGTTTACACACCTTTTTCTCTTGTCCGGGTACAACAAACCCCTCGGGTAGTTCCATATAGATTTCCTCTTCCAATACTCCATTTAGAAAGGCTGTTTTAACATTCATTTGATGAATCTCAAGGTCATGCAAAGCTGCCATGGCTATGAGAACATGAATGGATGTGATCCTCGTAACTGGAGAGTAGGTGTCAAAGAAATCATATCTCTCCTTTTGTCTAAACCCTTTGGTAACCAATCGAGCTTTATATTTATCTATAGATCCATCTTCTTTGTATTTTCTTTTAAGGATCCACTTGCATCCTAAAGGTTTACAACCCGGAGGAAGATCAACTAACTCTCATGTATGGTTGTACATTATGGAATCTATTTCACTTTTGATTGCTTCTTTCCAGAAAGGAGCTTCTGGATTTGATAGAGCCTCTTGAAGAGTTCTTGGTTCGCACAATATGGCACTAGAAGTACCAGTAACAAAGTTACCGAGTTTTGATGTGAGCAAGGCCAGAGAATTCCTCGTCAATGAGGATTCAATCATTCCATCATCAGAAAGAGTAACATTAGAAACCAAGTTTGTTAATGGGGAGAATAATAACTCTCCTGATCTATCACAATTTAAACAGATATCTTCAAGATTTGTCCTTTTGAATGATGTGAACATAACACCTGTCAAAAGTGAATTTGAAGAAAAGATGGCAACTAAGGACATCTTTTCTAGCATGAAAAATATCGAACATCTTTTCTTCAAGGCATCTGAATCCGGTGAAGAAGTTCCCCGAATGCTTGAAGCGCATAAATTTCATTTCAGTCCAGTCTACAGAGGGAAAGTAAGTAAATATATCAGTGTTCCTCTCACACATTTTTACATTCGCATTTTAGAGTGATAGTGTTAGTGTTATTTTAGGACAATAATGAGATTTCAATAGTCTTTGCAATGGGGCAATCATATATGCTGATCTTTGAGATATACTTGGAGAATAGAGGATCGTTAGATCCTCAACTTTCTCAATGATTCATCTCTGGTACAACGGTGAAATTCAAAGAAAAAGTGTTGTATTTTCGAGGTGGAGCGGTTGCCTCTCCATTAATAAGATCTTGTTTCTCTTGTGGGGATGATCCAAGTGAGATTCAAGAAGGTAGTTCTGTCCAACTTTATCAATTCATTGTAGTTTTTCAGTCGTCCCAGCATTAGGAATCTTGTCGTTGTCATTAACTTATGAAATTGTTTTTCGGTTTTATTTCTTTTGTTCAGAGCCTCCTCAAAATTCCGTGAAGTACTTGACATGGCTCCGAACAGCATCATCTCATTATGTTTCATCACAAAATATTGTAGATGCAAATTCCTTTGACAATACGGTTGATcttagtaaaaatatttttgacaataTCTGTATGGTATCTGGTAGTCATGCCTCAACCTTGGACAAGCTTTATGCATGGGAGAAGAAGCTTTATGATGAAGTAAAGGTATGCTTTTCCATATCATCACAATGTCTATTTTTCGGTGTAATATCCTATTGAATAACTGCTGCTACTGAATCTTTTACAAGGATATTTCACCTTTTCAGGCTGGCCAGGTGCTTAGAAGTAATTTTGGTCAGAAGTGCAAGTTTCTCCTACTGCAAGAATCACGAGGACAGAGTACGGAGAAAGCCCGTTATGTAGTCAAGGATCTACATTCAAGAATTCGAGTTTCTGTTAACATAGAACTAACTCTATCTCAAAGAAAATCGAAGAAATTAGAGACGAGGAGCATCAGCCCCAACTCGAGGAGTTAATCGACGGGTGAGCATTTGTCAATATTTTCATTGAAAATTATAcacaaaaacttttaaaatagtGAAACTCGTCCCTCCTCCCCTTGGGTAAAAGAATATGCAAAGTCTAAATTGTCATTGTCTCCAAATATAAAGTATGGGACTCCCCATCATTTCAGTTCTATTTTGAATCACATATCAATTCAATACACCTTTAGTCACCCAACCAGTTATCTGTTTCGGTGGTCCTGCCCCTACAGAGGGCAACATCTGATTAATCATTGAGATGCAACAACTATTGCTACCTTGTGGTTATCTATATAGCATAAGGATCAACTCATGAGGCTTAACTATTTTCCAATTTAAATATTTGAGTGAGGAAGCTGCCAAAAGTTATAATTTTTGGCATAATATATATAAAGCATTCGAGCCTCCCGTTACTAATTGTTCTTGTTACCGATGACAGACTGATTAGAATGTGGGAAACGATGCTGGAATGTCACAATCTTCAATTTCACATCGCAACGATATCGCAGCGCCCTGGAAGCACAATGCCCAGTGTTGACTCAGATTCACAAAGACAGATGACAATTATATTAGTTATATTATATtagtaatattatatttattagtgCCTAAGGATATTTTAGTCTATTTACTTTCATTGTAAACCTTAACTATATAAACTCTTTAGGTTGTTTCTACGGTTCAATAAGAAACCCTATTCTTCTTCTCCCTATGTtatcatggtatcagagccgccctATAAATTTGTTTGAAGTTTTGAGAGACTGTTAATCCAGTCTATAGTTATTGGGGATCGAATTACGTTTTTCGGATttgaaaagaagaagaagaaaaagaaggggATTTTTCGGATTTTCGGATTTTTCAGCAGCAGCAGAACGAGAATTGCGATCTCTCACGTTTCAGCCGTTGGATCGTCTTGAAATTTTGACAGTTGGTTTAGAACATACAGAGGTAAATtctgaacggtggagatcgTTTTTTCTGTTTTCTAAGACTGTTCGGTTAGGGAAAAACGAGACTGCAATTTGAGGTTCAGAATTTTCGGTTTTTCAGATTTTTCGCTTTGATTTGTTCTCACTTTGTTTGATTGGATTTTGTCAATATTTGGATTTTTCGAATCTGTTGATTTGGTTATTTGGGGATTTAAAATTTCTGTTGATTCAAGAATTTCAGATTTGGGGATTTATTCTCTGTGTCTATTTCATTATGGCTAGTCGTAAGGATGATTCCCTTCAGTCGATTAGTATTCAATTGGATGGTAAAAACTACACGTATTGGAGCTATGTTATGAAGAATTTTTTGCGTGGAAAATC includes:
- the LOC140808602 gene encoding protein ALTERED PHOSPHATE STARVATION RESPONSE 1-like yields the protein MVSGSHASTLDKLYAWEKKLYDEVKAGQVLRSNFGQKCKFLLLQESRGQSTEKARYVVKDLHSRIRVSVNIELTLSQRKSKKLETRSISPNSRMALKMFVASTEHFQEEQKNETSTHKKLRPHPDT